Proteins encoded by one window of Mustela erminea isolate mMusErm1 chromosome 5, mMusErm1.Pri, whole genome shotgun sequence:
- the LBHD2 gene encoding LBH domain-containing protein 2 isoform X1, which translates to MEGLMWEHQLRERGSNNMTAPQPAMPELSPAEEAGGPAGKALAGAREKGPQLGPRLPSIVVESPEAGSVESGELRWPPEGALRGSAQTQGAAASSLREAPGKAPEDASSKHASCKDQAPQGPQ; encoded by the exons ATGGAAGGACTGATGTGGGAGCATCagctcagagagagagg CAGCAACAACATGACTGCCCCCCAGCCAGCCATGCCCGAGCTAAGCCCAGCGGAGGAGGCCGGAGGCCCAGCGGGAAAG GCTTTGGCAGGTGCCCGGGAGAAGGGCCCCCAGCTGGGCCCAAGGCTGCCCTCAATTGTGGTGGAGTCCCCCGAGGCGGGCTCTGTGGAGAGCGGGGAGCTGCGCTGGCCGCCAGAGGGCGCCCTGAGGGGGTCAGCCCAGACCCAGGGCGCAGCTG CCTCCTCACTGAGGGAAGCACCCGGGAAGGCCCCGGAAGACGCCAGCAGCAAGCATGCCAGCTGCAAGGACCAGGCCCCCCAGGGCCCCCAGTAA
- the EXOC3L4 gene encoding exocyst complex component 3-like protein 4 isoform X2, with translation MSLPQTVTSGPELHSPKEPAKKLQTPPVRGPWRASGEGAPGTRHEDSWPGLGTFRRAFSRSSQRASGQAPKEDLGLFQRSSRFLSRSLRRARENGSTADQSQATAVPGVTHNPQVPSRVMDGGGRRSSAGVGREELEPEAAQDKSVADLITERQLLAAFEQLRQLEGRLVAEKASHSFQEDPTGFARRAMDVCLHYDGLAAEIGAIVRETLGPGGVDSATLGELARTVRAEEEAHPASPADGDFLLTPRRWRQHWEDAVRQSAQERVQQAGAGAAPGAAEAEGASGLAQRLAELGGVVRSDLQKVWREVLPAYSAAGFPAGEAYLRAFHGAVAQRLQELAQDARGCEQLYVLLDWAVNVYGSPDFLGVPDLTLSMEPLPPLLAPALWARLESDYTSFLETKVTSCFDSILQLEQSRWADMEAPDVLQGLYHTPLSIDVHMLVAEHVKVAGAISAELEATTLSICARALGLFLPRFAKAFLESKAVSEPHLGANINACEELRTSLLAKFPGTFEELEKPLVAATCTFQKRLLQGLQGDVQPLFRNLCTKAWLTQDVLQPLMDKVVAFARHLEHMAPLPAQETLQELHRYVVREYLAQVLRPRERFRGEERVRSAQKMGIDAQAIGDTFQGLGSEATWLDQAIPCVADILGETYKDDILRHLETLIGSYPDIRSVTHLLPHGAPRAEGHQAPGKGDWCLQRVPVSLGGQGRNPREAQLVLVGRGATMQARWALPRATMCQCLGTMAPDLQAG, from the exons ATGTCGTTGCCACAGACGGTGACCTCTGGGCCGGAGCTGCACAGCCCCAAGGAGCCTGCGAAGAAGCTGCAGACCCCACCAGTGCGGGGTCCCTGGCGGGCAAGCGGTGAGGGAGCTCCCGGCACCCGCCATGAGGACAGTTGGCCCGGCCTGGGCACATTCCGGCGGGCCTTCTCCCGGTCAAGCCAGCGGGCCTCAGGCCAGGCCCCCAAGGAGGACCTGGGCCTGTTCCAGCGCAGCTCCCGCTTCCTGTCCCGGTCCCTTCGGCGAGCCCGGGAAAACGGCTCCACGGCTGACCAGTCCCAGGCCACGGCTGTGCCAGGGGTGACCCACAACCCACAGGTGCCCTCTAGGGTCATGGATGGTGGCGGCCGGCGGTCCTCTGCTGGGGTGGGACGTGAGGAACTGGAACCGGAGGCAG CACAAGACAAATCCGTGGCCGACCTCATCACCGAGCGCCAGTTGTTGGCGGCCTTCGAGCAGCTGCGGCAGCTGGAGGGGCGGCTCGTGGCCGAGAAAGCCTCGCACAGCTTCCAGGAGGACCCCACGGGCTTCGCGCGGCGCGCCATGGACGTGTGTCTGCACTACGACGGGCTGGCGGCCGAGATCGGCGCCATCGTGCGCGAGACGCTGGGCCCGGGCGGCGTGGACTCGGCCACGCTCGGCGAGCTGGCCCGCACGGTGCGCGCGGAGGAGGAGGCGCACCCCGCGTCCCCCGCCGACGGCGACTTCCTGCTCACCCCGCGCCGCTGGCGCCAGCACTGGGAGGACGCGGTGAGGCAGAGCGCGCAGGAGCGCGTGCAGCAGGCGGGCGCCGGGGCGGCTCCTGGGGCGGCCGAGGCCGAGGGGGCGTCGGGCCTGGCCCAGCGGCTGGCCGAGCTGGGCGGCGTGGTTCGCAGCGACCTGCAGAAGGTGTGGCGGGAGGTGCTGCCGGCTTACTCGGCCGCCGGCTTCCCGGCCGGGGAGGCCTATCTGCGGGCCTTCCACGGCGCGGTGGCCCAACGCCTCCAGGAGCTCGCGCAGGATGCCCGGGGCTGCGAGCAACTCTACGTCCTTCTGGACTGGGCGGTCAATGTCTACGGCAG TCCTGACTTTCTGGGCGTCCCAGACCTGACCCTGTCCATGGAGCCACTGCCCCCACTCCTGGCTCCTGCCTTGTGGGCCCGCCTGGAGAGTGACTACACCAGCTTCCTCGAG ACCAAGGTCACGAGCTGCTTCGATAGCATCCTGCAGCTAGAGCAGAGTCGGTGGGCAGACATGGAGGCCCCCGATGTGCTACAGGGTCTCTACCACACGCCGCTGTCCATCGATGTCCACATG CTTGTGGCAGAGCATGTGAAGGTGGCCGGTGCCATCTCTGCGGAACTGGAGGCCACCACCCTGAGCATCTGTGCACGTGCACTTGGCCTCTTCCTGCCCAG GTTTGCAAAGGCTTTTCTAGAGTCGAAGGCGGTGAGCGAACCTCATCTGGGCGCCAATATCAACGCCTGCGAGGAGCTCCG GACCAGTCTTCTGGCCAAGTTCCCAGGAACCTTTGAAGAGCTGGAGAAACCTCTAGTGGCTGCCACCTGTACCTTCCAGAAACGGCTGCTCCAGGGCCTGCAGGGTGATGTGCAA CCGCTTTTCAGGAACCTGTGCACCAAGGCGTGGCTGACACAAGACGTGCTGCAACCCCTCATGGACAAGGTGGTGGCCTTCGCCCGCCATCTGGAGCACATGGCCCCACTGCCGGCACAG GAGACCCTGCAGGAGCTGCACCGCTACGTGGTCCGAGAGTACCTGGCGCAGGTGTTGAGGCCGCGCGAGCGGTTCCGGGGTGAGGAGCGCGTGAGGAGCGCCCAGAAGATGGGCATCGACGCCCAGGCCATCGGCGACACCTTCCAGGGCTTG GGCTCTGAGGCCACGTGGCTGGACCAGGCTATCCCATGTGTGGCTGACATCCTGGGTGAGACTTACAAAGACGACATCCTGAGGCACCTGGAGACACTCATTGGGAGCTACCCTGACATCAGGTCTGTTACCCACCTGCTCCCTCATGGGGCTCCAAGGGCAGAAGGCCACCAGGCCCCGGGGAAGGGGGATTGGTGCCTTCAGAGGGTCCCTGTGTCTCTAGGTGGGCAGGGGAGGAACCCCAGGGAGGCACAGCTTGTTCTGGTGGGCAGGGGAGCCACTATGCAGGCCAGGTGGGCCCTTCCTCGGGCCACTATGTGTCAGTGCCTGGGGACCATGGCCCCTGACCTTCAGGCAGGATGA
- the LBHD2 gene encoding LBH domain-containing protein 2 isoform X2 produces MTAPQPAMPELSPAEEAGGPAGKALAGAREKGPQLGPRLPSIVVESPEAGSVESGELRWPPEGALRGSAQTQGAAASSLREAPGKAPEDASSKHASCKDQAPQGPQ; encoded by the exons ATGACTGCCCCCCAGCCAGCCATGCCCGAGCTAAGCCCAGCGGAGGAGGCCGGAGGCCCAGCGGGAAAG GCTTTGGCAGGTGCCCGGGAGAAGGGCCCCCAGCTGGGCCCAAGGCTGCCCTCAATTGTGGTGGAGTCCCCCGAGGCGGGCTCTGTGGAGAGCGGGGAGCTGCGCTGGCCGCCAGAGGGCGCCCTGAGGGGGTCAGCCCAGACCCAGGGCGCAGCTG CCTCCTCACTGAGGGAAGCACCCGGGAAGGCCCCGGAAGACGCCAGCAGCAAGCATGCCAGCTGCAAGGACCAGGCCCCCCAGGGCCCCCAGTAA
- the EXOC3L4 gene encoding exocyst complex component 3-like protein 4 isoform X3, with protein sequence MSLPQTVTSGPELHSPKEPAKKLQTPPVRGPWRASGEGAPGTRHEDSWPGLGTFRRAFSRSSQRASGQAPKEDLGLFQRSSRFLSRSLRRARENGSTADQSQATAVPGVTHNPQVPSRVMDGGGRRSSAGVGREELEPEAAQDKSVADLITERQLLAAFEQLRQLEGRLVAEKASHSFQEDPTGFARRAMDVCLHYDGLAAEIGAIVRETLGPGGVDSATLGELARTVRAEEEAHPASPADGDFLLTPRRWRQHWEDAVRQSAQERVQQAGAGAAPGAAEAEGASGLAQRLAELGGVVRSDLQKVWREVLPAYSAAGFPAGEAYLRAFHGAVAQRLQELAQDARGCEQLYVLLDWAVNVYGSPDFLGVPDLTLSMEPLPPLLAPALWARLESDYTSFLETKVTSCFDSILQLEQSRWADMEAPDVLQGLYHTPLSIDVHMLVAEHVKVAGAISAELEATTLSICARALGLFLPRFAKAFLESKAVSEPHLGANINACEELRTSLLAKFPGTFEELEKPLVAATCTFQKRLLQGLQGDVQPLFRNLCTKAWLTQDVLQPLMDKVVAFARHLEHMAPLPAQETLQELHRYVVREYLAQVLRPRERFRGEERVRSAQKMGIDAQAIGDTFQGLGSEATWLDQAIPCVADILGETYKDDILRHLETLIGSYPDIRRDHVLAILALRRLGRRRNQQLLQHAQGLLRAAAKAGGSGAAGGHVLFEEIEVPASMDLLIACI encoded by the exons ATGTCGTTGCCACAGACGGTGACCTCTGGGCCGGAGCTGCACAGCCCCAAGGAGCCTGCGAAGAAGCTGCAGACCCCACCAGTGCGGGGTCCCTGGCGGGCAAGCGGTGAGGGAGCTCCCGGCACCCGCCATGAGGACAGTTGGCCCGGCCTGGGCACATTCCGGCGGGCCTTCTCCCGGTCAAGCCAGCGGGCCTCAGGCCAGGCCCCCAAGGAGGACCTGGGCCTGTTCCAGCGCAGCTCCCGCTTCCTGTCCCGGTCCCTTCGGCGAGCCCGGGAAAACGGCTCCACGGCTGACCAGTCCCAGGCCACGGCTGTGCCAGGGGTGACCCACAACCCACAGGTGCCCTCTAGGGTCATGGATGGTGGCGGCCGGCGGTCCTCTGCTGGGGTGGGACGTGAGGAACTGGAACCGGAGGCAG CACAAGACAAATCCGTGGCCGACCTCATCACCGAGCGCCAGTTGTTGGCGGCCTTCGAGCAGCTGCGGCAGCTGGAGGGGCGGCTCGTGGCCGAGAAAGCCTCGCACAGCTTCCAGGAGGACCCCACGGGCTTCGCGCGGCGCGCCATGGACGTGTGTCTGCACTACGACGGGCTGGCGGCCGAGATCGGCGCCATCGTGCGCGAGACGCTGGGCCCGGGCGGCGTGGACTCGGCCACGCTCGGCGAGCTGGCCCGCACGGTGCGCGCGGAGGAGGAGGCGCACCCCGCGTCCCCCGCCGACGGCGACTTCCTGCTCACCCCGCGCCGCTGGCGCCAGCACTGGGAGGACGCGGTGAGGCAGAGCGCGCAGGAGCGCGTGCAGCAGGCGGGCGCCGGGGCGGCTCCTGGGGCGGCCGAGGCCGAGGGGGCGTCGGGCCTGGCCCAGCGGCTGGCCGAGCTGGGCGGCGTGGTTCGCAGCGACCTGCAGAAGGTGTGGCGGGAGGTGCTGCCGGCTTACTCGGCCGCCGGCTTCCCGGCCGGGGAGGCCTATCTGCGGGCCTTCCACGGCGCGGTGGCCCAACGCCTCCAGGAGCTCGCGCAGGATGCCCGGGGCTGCGAGCAACTCTACGTCCTTCTGGACTGGGCGGTCAATGTCTACGGCAG TCCTGACTTTCTGGGCGTCCCAGACCTGACCCTGTCCATGGAGCCACTGCCCCCACTCCTGGCTCCTGCCTTGTGGGCCCGCCTGGAGAGTGACTACACCAGCTTCCTCGAG ACCAAGGTCACGAGCTGCTTCGATAGCATCCTGCAGCTAGAGCAGAGTCGGTGGGCAGACATGGAGGCCCCCGATGTGCTACAGGGTCTCTACCACACGCCGCTGTCCATCGATGTCCACATG CTTGTGGCAGAGCATGTGAAGGTGGCCGGTGCCATCTCTGCGGAACTGGAGGCCACCACCCTGAGCATCTGTGCACGTGCACTTGGCCTCTTCCTGCCCAG GTTTGCAAAGGCTTTTCTAGAGTCGAAGGCGGTGAGCGAACCTCATCTGGGCGCCAATATCAACGCCTGCGAGGAGCTCCG GACCAGTCTTCTGGCCAAGTTCCCAGGAACCTTTGAAGAGCTGGAGAAACCTCTAGTGGCTGCCACCTGTACCTTCCAGAAACGGCTGCTCCAGGGCCTGCAGGGTGATGTGCAA CCGCTTTTCAGGAACCTGTGCACCAAGGCGTGGCTGACACAAGACGTGCTGCAACCCCTCATGGACAAGGTGGTGGCCTTCGCCCGCCATCTGGAGCACATGGCCCCACTGCCGGCACAG GAGACCCTGCAGGAGCTGCACCGCTACGTGGTCCGAGAGTACCTGGCGCAGGTGTTGAGGCCGCGCGAGCGGTTCCGGGGTGAGGAGCGCGTGAGGAGCGCCCAGAAGATGGGCATCGACGCCCAGGCCATCGGCGACACCTTCCAGGGCTTG GGCTCTGAGGCCACGTGGCTGGACCAGGCTATCCCATGTGTGGCTGACATCCTGGGTGAGACTTACAAAGACGACATCCTGAGGCACCTGGAGACACTCATTGGGAGCTACCCTGACATCAG